A region of Acidisarcina sp. DNA encodes the following proteins:
- a CDS encoding phosphoribosylaminoimidazolesuccinocarboxamide synthase — protein sequence MPTLLQTEFSDLPLFARGKVRDLYSIGDCLLFVATDRISAFDHVLASGIPGKGKVLTQISLFWFDLLSSIVPNHLITANVDQYPAELQPYAEDLQGRSMLVSRAQMFPVECVVRGYLSGSGWKDYQQTGSVCGIALPAGLRESERLPEPIFTPASKSLGGEHDENISFEQTVERVGATAAAKLKELSLAIYKKASEHAEKCGLILADTKFEFGQTAKGIILADEVLTPDSSRFWPREGYKPGGAQPSFDKQFVRDYLESIHWNKKAPAPGLPEDVIRRTQEKYLEAFRLLTGKTLSL from the coding sequence TTGCCAACTCTACTGCAAACTGAATTCTCCGATCTGCCGCTTTTCGCGCGCGGTAAAGTCCGCGACTTGTATTCGATAGGCGACTGCCTGCTGTTTGTTGCCACGGATCGCATCTCTGCGTTCGATCATGTTCTTGCGTCAGGAATTCCCGGCAAGGGCAAGGTCCTCACGCAGATTTCGCTCTTCTGGTTCGATCTGCTGAGCAGCATTGTGCCCAACCATCTCATCACGGCGAATGTCGATCAGTACCCTGCCGAGCTTCAGCCCTATGCGGAGGATCTCCAGGGCAGGTCGATGCTTGTCTCCCGTGCTCAGATGTTTCCCGTGGAGTGCGTCGTGCGCGGCTACCTCTCCGGATCGGGCTGGAAAGACTATCAGCAGACAGGAAGCGTCTGTGGAATCGCCCTGCCTGCTGGACTGCGCGAATCCGAGCGCCTTCCCGAGCCGATCTTTACGCCTGCCAGCAAGAGCCTCGGTGGCGAGCACGATGAGAACATCTCCTTCGAGCAGACGGTCGAACGCGTGGGAGCAACTGCTGCCGCAAAATTGAAGGAGCTCAGCCTCGCGATCTACAAGAAAGCGTCCGAGCACGCGGAAAAGTGCGGCCTCATCCTTGCCGACACAAAGTTTGAATTCGGACAGACCGCCAAGGGCATCATCCTTGCCGACGAAGTGCTGACGCCGGACTCTTCCCGCTTCTGGCCGCGCGAGGGCTACAAGCCAGGAGGGGCGCAGCCTTCCTTCGATAAGCAGTTTGTTCGGGACTACCTGGAAAGCATTCACTGGAACAAGAAGGCTCCTGCACCCGGATTGCCGGAGGACGTTATTCGGCGCACACAGGAAAAATATCTTGAGGCGTTTCGCCTGCTCACCGGCAAAACGCTGTCCTTGTAG
- a CDS encoding DUF2934 domain-containing protein → MRTQDSVKSKTPAKSKTSAKNKKTSPKLKTAPPSREEIAQLAEKYWMERGRPDGSPEQDWLRAERDLMGMAS, encoded by the coding sequence ATGCGCACCCAGGATTCTGTGAAGAGCAAGACACCCGCTAAGAGCAAGACCTCTGCAAAGAATAAGAAGACCTCACCGAAGCTGAAGACCGCTCCTCCTTCGCGCGAAGAGATTGCACAACTCGCAGAAAAGTACTGGATGGAACGTGGCCGGCCCGATGGTTCGCCGGAGCAGGACTGGCTCCGCGCCGAAAGAGACCTCATGGGGATGGCATCGTAA
- a CDS encoding CvpA family protein, whose product MAAADWIIVAILALSVFTAFRTGFFVASFSLAGVFLGLILASWNYQRLMPFVGGLVHSIPACEVISFFLIALGIMIVFGLVGRLLRSLFHMIGLGWADRLMGAAFGFLRGGILITVGVMALAAFLPHFSLLDESRLAHYFLNAAHETAVVTPADLAGRIRAGVKTLQDAQPDWLRPHA is encoded by the coding sequence ATGGCCGCAGCGGACTGGATCATCGTCGCGATTCTGGCTCTATCGGTGTTCACGGCCTTCCGCACGGGCTTTTTCGTGGCATCGTTCTCGCTCGCAGGAGTGTTTCTGGGCTTGATTCTGGCAAGTTGGAATTATCAGCGGCTCATGCCTTTTGTCGGTGGCCTGGTACATTCCATACCTGCTTGCGAGGTAATCAGTTTCTTCCTCATCGCGCTAGGCATCATGATTGTTTTCGGCCTGGTGGGCAGACTCTTGCGGTCTCTGTTTCACATGATCGGACTGGGCTGGGCTGACAGGCTGATGGGGGCTGCCTTTGGATTTTTGCGAGGAGGCATTCTAATAACGGTGGGAGTGATGGCACTGGCGGCCTTCCTTCCGCATTTCAGCTTGTTAGATGAATCCCGGCTCGCCCACTATTTTTTGAACGCTGCTCATGAGACGGCTGTGGTAACCCCGGCGGACCTGGCGGGACGCATTCGTGCCGGAGTGAAGACACTCCAGGATGCGCAACCAGACTGGTTACGGCCGCATGCTTGA